The nucleotide sequence CCGGCTCCTCCGGAGTGTCATCCTTAAAATCGAATACCAGCCCCTCCGGATGCTCCTGCACCGTCGGCAGGGGCAGACCAAGCTGGATCAGCGTATAAAACAGGCGATGTTTGGCCAACTCAAGCTTCTGCCATTTCTCCAGATTGCCGGGAATAGACAGATCGGGAATGGTCCGGTTATGGCGGCAGGCCAGACAGAACCGGTCGGCACTCCCAGTCGGGACCAGCCAGTTGCAGCCATCATTCACTACATTGTCGCAGAAACGATAAGTGCCTCCATCCGCCATGGCGCGGAACACAGCTGTTCCATCCTCCTCAGGTTCCATCGGCTCCAGCGCGCTGAGCGAAGCCGTCTGGGGAATATATCCCAGCCTGTGCCCACATTTGCCGCATTCCCGGTTTTCGAAATACAGCAGGTTTCCGCAATGGTCGCAGTTGAAGAGCTTCATGACATGATCCGATCCGGCAATGTGCAGGCTTTAACGCCAGCCGGCATCAGGGTTTCCACGCCACACCCCCGGCAGATGAGATCAGCGATCCTTGCGGAACAGAAACTCTCGCCCGACCTTCACCCGGTTCTGTCCATCATAGGCAATGATGTCCGCTGTCGCATAGGTTTCGCTCCAGCGTTCGGGGATAAAGCTGCCCGTGCCGACCACATCGATCGGCGCATGCACATCCGCCATGACCCGGCATTTTTCAGCGCTGAAGCCGGAGGACGCCACAATCCCCACTTTGGGGAAACCGGCCTCGTCCAGCGTATCGCGCATATGCCAGATGGATGCTGCCGAAACACCGGTGCCGACCAGATAACGCAGCTCGTCCTCCGAGCGGTAGCGACGGATTGCCTCCGGTGCGTGTTTTTCAAGGACAGCATAACTCGCGGAGGGGCTTAAACCCTCCATGAAACGTCCACCATGGGTATCCAGGCGCACGGCAAGATTGCCGGACGCAGCCCTTTCCGGAAAACGACCGCAGACGATCAGCGTGTCTGTCAGTTCCCGACCGAAATAATCGGCCAGAATGGTCATTTTCTCCTCGGGAAATGTTTCGGCGAACATCTCGCAGGCACGCAGGGTCGAGCCTGCATAACCTATCAATGCATGCGGCATGGTGCCGAAACCGGAAGAGGCCCCGAACCAGTGGGCGGTGGCATCATTGGCATTGCCGATAAAGCCTTTTGCCCCCTCTCGCCGGGCTGCAGCACTGCCAACGGAAGCGGCATAGGCCATGATGTCCTCCATTTCCGCCCCCGCACAATGGCGGGCTTCCATGGCCAGAAACGCAGATTCCGGCAGGGCAAGGCACATCTGGCTGGCATTCAGCGCCGCGACACAGGCCGGGCCGAGTTTCTGAAGAAGGATCGTCTCCAGATCGACCAATGCCCGGAAACTGCCGGAGATATACAGCAGTGGCTCCCCGGCCCCGACCCATTCCCCCTCCTTGTGGAGGGCCTCGATCATGACCTGCTCGCCGCGCCGCTGCATCACATCATGCAGCCACTCCGTCGCCAGCCTGGTGGCTGACAGAACCGGACGCCGCAGGAACACCGCATAGGTGACCGGCACATCTCCAAACCGGGAAACGATGGCCCGCGTACGGTTGAAATACGCATCGGTGCGGCTCGCTATATCCTCATCGCTGTCGCGTGCCTCATGAGTGCCACCCATCTGTCTCTCTCTGCGTCGTTACGGGATGGATTTGCTGACATGGTGCAGGCGCTGCTTCAACTCACTCGCCAGCAGGAACGCCAATTCCAGCGACTGTTCCGCATTCAGGCGCGGATCGCAGAAGGTTTCATAGGCGCGGCCAAGATCGGTCTCGGTCAGGCGGTGGGCGCCACCGATGCATTCGGTCACATCGCGGCCCGTCATCTCCACATGGATACCGCCCGCCCAGGTTCCTTCCTGCGCATGCGCGTCGAAGAAGCCACGCACCTCGCCAAGGATACTGTCGAAATTACGGGTCTTGATCTTGCTGTTGGTCGAGATCGTGTTGCCATGCATCGGGTCGCACACCCACACCACCGGCACGCCAGAGCGCTTGACCGCCCGCAGCAAGGGCGGCAGGCGATCCCTCACCTTGTCTGCACCCATGCGGCTGATCAGGGTGATGCGGCCCGGCTCGGCGCGCGGGTTCAGCAATTCGCACAGGCGCACCACCTCATCAGGATCGGCATTCGGGCCGAGCTTGATGCCGATGGGATTATGGATGCCGCGCATGAACTCCACATGCGCCCCGTCGGGCTGGCGGGTCCGCTCGCCAATCCAGATGAAATGCGCGGAGCAGCCGTAATACTCGCCTGTTGTGGAATCGACCCGGGTGAAGGCTTCCTCATAAGGCAGCAGCAGCGCCTCATGCCCGGTATAGAATTCGGTTTCCCGCACCTGCGCGGTGTCTTTCAGCCCACAGGCGGCCATGAAGCGCAGCGTTTCATCAATGCGGGTCGCCATATCCCGATACTGGCTGGCCAGCGGGGAACGCTCCACGAAGCCGAGATTCCAGCGATGGACTTCATGCAGATCAGCGTAGCCGCCGGAAGCGAAGGCCCGCAGCAGGTTCATCCGGCCGGCAGACTGGAAATAGGCGGTCTCCATCCGTGCCGGGTCCGGCACGCGATCCTCCGCCGTGAAGGCCGGCCCATTGATGATATCACCGCGATAGCTGGGCAGGGTCTCCCCATTCACCGTTTCAGTATCACTGGAGCGCGGCTTGGCGAACTGACCGGCCATACGTCCGACCTTCACCACCGGCAAACCAGCGCCGAATGTCAGCACCACCGCCATCTGCAACAGCACCCGGAATGTGTCACGGATGATATTGGCGGTGAAATCGCCGAAACTCTCCGCGCAATCGCCGCCCTGCAACACAAAAGCCCGCCCCTGTGCCACTTCGGCAAGCTGGGCCTTCAGACGGCGTGCCTCACCCGCAAAAACCAGCGGCGGATAACGATGCAGACGCTGCTCGACTTCACCCAGCGCAGCGGGGTCCGTATAGACCGGCACCTGCAAAATCGGGCGCTCACGCCAGCTTTGCGGCGTCCAGGCCTTGGCAGTAGCCGGGGCAGAGGGTCCGGCGGTCATGATCGTATCCATTGCGTATCTCGTTCCGGCAAATTCCGTTCTGTCCAACCGGGGACGGCATTTCTCTATCGCGCCGGCCAGACAATCCTTCCAAGCTACCCCGCACACCGCGCCCCGTCCAATCGTTGCCGTTTCACGTCAGGGGTGTGCCTCCGGCAACGCTGCATGACGGGCAGTAGTCTGAATTCACAACATGGCGCGTTATCCCTAACTTCACAGCACGATGATCCCCGAATCGTATCCTCCACCAAGGACAGCCTTCTTCATGAGTGGTCAGCCTGTCAGTTCCCGCCTGCCATCAACCCGCTTCTCTTCCTCCCGATGGGCGACAAGACTGTTCGACCTGTTCGAGGACGGGGTGATGCTGATCCTGACCATCGTCATCGTCCTGCTGGCCGCGCTGTCGCTCTGGAGACTGGTGGCATCGCTGGTGGTGATGCTGGCCGAGCACGGGCTGAACCCCTCCGACCCCCAGGTGCTGCAACGGATTTTCGGCATGATTTTTACCGTGCTGATCGCGCTGGAGTTCAAACACTCCCTGCTGCGGATCGGAGACGGGCGGGACCGGCCCGCCATTCGCATCCGCTCCGTCATCCTGATTGGTATGCTCACCACGGTACGCAAGTTCATCATCATGGACATCAAGGATACCGGCATGGTGGAGATGCTCTCCCTCTCTGCCGCGATCCTGTGTCTGGGGATCGTTTACTGGCTGGTGCGCGATCCGACCCCACGTCTGCCGGGGGAGCCATCCTGAATGTGATCACATCCCTCCCTCGCCGCCACCTGATCCCGCTGCTATGCCGGAACCAGCCGTAAGCAGGCGGGTTTATACCGCTCCGGTAATGAGACCGCACGGAGCCAGTCAGGAGATCGCGTTTTTGCAGCCCGCCGAGCAGCCCGATGAAGTCATCGACCCAACCGGGCAACGACAGGAGCGTACCCGCCGCAAGCTGCGCCGGGTGCTGTTGCCCACCATCGGCATTACCCTGGTTCTCGGGTCCATGTTTGCCATAGGGTATCATTCCTATATTCTGGTGCGCACCAATACGATCAAGCTCTCCAACGAACTGCTCAACGCGACACAGAATTATATCGCTCAGGAAGTCACGACCTATCTTTCACCTGCACAGCTTGGTTCCCGACTGGTGCAGGATCTGCTTCAGCATGGTGCGCTCGACAATAACGGCAAGCTGTTCAACTTCTACGCGGGCGGCATGCTGCGGCAGGTGCCGCAAATTCAGGCTTTCTATCTCGCCAACTCGGATGGTGATTTTGCACTGGTACAGCGGGACGGCAATGGCGGAACGGAGATCGTGGTGGTGTCCGCCGGACCCGACCGGGTCAGGCTCCGTTCCGTTATTCGTAATAATGCCAATGGTGAACTGGTCTCCAGCGCCCCCCCCAGCCCCGATCCCTACGATCCTCGCACCAGCAACTATTATCAACAGCCCGTCAGGACCAAGCAGCCATACTGGTCCCCGCCCTATATTTTCAAACCCACCGGGCGTCCGGTCATTACGACGTCCACCGCCTATCATAATGCGGATACCCGCGATCACGTCATTGCCGTCAACATCTCGCTGGATCAGCTATCGTCCTTTCTCGATTCTCTGAAGATCGGTGAGCACGGTTATGCGGTGATTGCGCAGAAAAACGGGCAGATTGTCGCATCGCGTGATGTGCTGGGTCAGGCCGCGCTCGATCCCGTCAAGGCGCACATCGCCGCTGATCCTAAAACCGGGCAGGACACTCCACTCTCCCGTGCTTTCAATATCTTCCATGTCAGCGGATACGGACCGGGCAGCTTTACCCTTAAGCGCGGGCAGGACAGCGAGGATTACGTTTTCATCGCCGCCAGACTCCCTGCCGGAGCACCTGACTGGGTACTGCTGATCGTGTTGCCGACAAAGGATTTTGCAGCCTTCGGGTCACAGGACAGCCGCAGCATGCTGCTGTACTCCGGCATGACAGTTGCGCTGGCCATGGTGCTGGCCGGTCTCCTGATCCGCCAGGGCAGACGGGTCGAGCACGTCATGGATGTTCTGACCGACCAGAACCAGCGGGCCGAGGACGAGCGCCGATCCCTGCAACAATTGATGAGTCATCCCGACATTTTCGACGGCAACGAGGAAGCACCTATCCTGACTGAACATCTCGCCTCCGTCAGTCAGGCACAGCGTGCCAGCATCTGGCATATCGGCAGAAACGGACGAACCCTCCATTGTGAAGATATCTATGACCGTCGCAGGGACAGCCATATGGGCGGCTTCTCCCTCGGCATGACGGAAGCAGGACCATTGCTGGAGGCCATCGAAGGCGGCGAAGCGTTCACGATTCAGGATGCCGCTGCCGATCCCCGTACCGAGCGGCTTTACAGGCTGCATATGAGAAACAGCCAGACACGCTCTCTTTCGGTACAGCCCATCCCGGATCAGGACGGTTTTGTCGGTGCCATCATGCTGGAAGATGCCGGGCGGCTGGCTGAGTCCCGCCATATCGTCAGCATTCTCAGCGGTATCGTCGGTATCCGTCTGCGCAGCCAGACCGAGGCAGCAATGATACCGGACCTTTCCAGGCCGCAGACCATCGCTACGCAGTCTGCCCCGCCACAACCGGTGGCAACAGAGTCCTGCCTGCTTTCCCCCCATGATCAGCCTGGTCCGGACAGCCTGCAAAACGGCGTATTTCCTTCCATCGTGGCGATGGTCATCACTTTCGACGTGCAGCCTGTCGCCATCAGCAATCAGGCCGATCAGGCAGCCATCATCCGTCTTGTTGGAGACATGGCCTCGGATTTTCAGGAGATCGCACGCACACACGATATTTTTTCCCTCAAACTGGCCGGGCACCGGTTGTTCGCCGTCAGCGGATGCGGCAGCACGCCTGATCCTCAGGCAGCATTTCAGATGGGGGATGCCGCACTGGCGATCCGTGATGCGTGCATCACGCGGCTGGCGGGAGAGGAGATCGATCCAAATTTCCATATCGGCATTGATGTCGGCCCGGCCATGGGGGCATGGCTGGGAAAAGACCCGGCCGTCTTCAACATATGGGGCCACGCTTTGCAGGGAGCCGAGGCCATGACACAGGGCAATGCCCTGCCTGGCTCCATTCAGGTAACCGAAGCGGCCTACAAGCTGTTGCGTAGCCACTTCCTGTTCCGCAACCGGGGGGCGTTCTACACGCCGCAAACCGGTATCAGCCGTGCCTACAGCATGGCGGGGCGGCAATAATGCAGACAGCCACGATCCCGGCACAGAGTTTCGCACGGGTGCGGCTGTTTCTGCGCGTCATCGGACGCGGCACACGCAACATGCTGCGCTTCCTGCTGATCATGGTCGCTGCCAGCGCCGGCGTGGTGCTGGAGGTCGGGCGCCCGTCCTGCTGGCGGCGAACCACAAGGGCCGCGTTCGGTCAGACCCTGCATCAAGCCGCGGGGGGCGGCGTGATCAGTACCCTGTTCACCGCGACACTGGTCGGGATCGCTATGATTTCGCAGGCCATCTACTGGCTTGGCTTTGCCGGCATGGTGGAGAGTACCGGCACGATCCTGGCAACCATTCTGCTGCGGGAACTGTCTCCGATTCTGGTCGGGATCATCCTGCTGGGCCGCAGCGGTATGCCAATGATCTCCGAGCTCGGCATGCTCAGCGCCAACGGACATATCAGAACCCTGGAGGCCCAGGGGATCGATCCATTCATTCTGATCATCGTGCCGCGCACCATCGCTTTCACCGTCAGCGCCTTCACGTTGGGAATGGTGTTTGCGGTGACGGCCCTGTGTGTCGGTTTTGCCGTCGCCACTGAGGAAGGACTGATCACCCAATCCCTGTGGGGGTTTCTGACCAGTGTCACCGGATCAATGAGTGAACTGGATTATATCATCATCCCCTTGAAACTGATGGTGGTGGGCTTTCTGGTCGGGCTGTCGAGCTGTCTGACCGGCTTGTCGGCGCAGACCGATAACGATCTGCAGGCCCTGTTATCCCGCGGCTTTGCGCGTGGTATCCTGACAGTCATGATCGTGAACATCCTGTTCACCGTCACGGTATAGCCCCATGTCCCGTGGTCTCACCGTTCTGGAACTTCGTCAGGCCCAACCGGATTTTGCCCTGACCGGCCTGCCGCAACGCCTTATGGACATGCGGCTGCAACAGGGCGAATGCACCTTGCTGACCACCCACGCCCAGATCACCGCCACTGCCTTCTCCAACCTGTGCTGCGGTATACAGCATCCCTCCTCGGGAGCAGTGCTGTTTCAGGGGCTCGACTGGACGCAGATCAACACGCTGGAACAATATGCCCTGCGCGGAAGGATCGGCCGCACCTATCAACGCGGCGCATGGAATACATTGAGCGGGACCGACCACAATATCCTGCTGCCCCGCCTGCATCACACCAGACAGAAGCTGTCCGATCTGGTGGATGAGGCAGTCAAACTCTGTCTTGAATTTGGCCTTCCCGGCCTGCCAACCGTGCCCCCCGCCCATCTGTCAGAGACTGATCTGGCTCGCGCAAGCTATGTCCGCGCCTTCATGGGACAGCCTGCCCTGCTGCTGCTGGATCCTCCCCCGGCTCCAGAGATCATGCCCACGCTGCTGTCCGCCCTGACACGTGCGCTGGATCGGGGGGCCGCCGCCATCTGCTTCAACACGGGCCGCAATAACTGGCGGCCCTTCGCCGATGCGTTTTCACACCGGTTTTTATTGAACGATAACGGCCTCATCCCGCTACGGGTATCATGATGCAGCACTCCGATCCTTCCACCCCTCCCGGTACGACCGTACGCCCGCTCTATGGACGGCGATATACCGATGAATGGGTCGGGTTTCTGGTGCTGGCCTGCATCGCCGTGTTTGCCGGTGCCGTGATTGAGGCCGGGTTTCTGCGCGACTGGCTGAAGCCTCCCGGAGAACTCCGCATCCTTCTCCCCCAGACAGGCGTTGGCGGCCTCTCCCCCGGTGCGGATGTGGAGGTCATGGGGATTCACGCCGGCATGATCCGCCGCATGAAACTGAATGCCGATGGTGAAATGTACGCACTGGCCGAAATAGACCCGCAGGCGGAACCCTTTATCCGCCAGGACAGCAAGGCCACCATCAAACTGCGCTATGCGGTGGCGGGTGCTGCTTTCGTGTCGCTGACACGCGGCACCGGCCAACCTTTGGACTGGAATTATGCCGTGCTGTCCGCCACCACCGACCAGAACCCGATGGAGATGCTATCCAGCACCATCACCGACATCCGCAAACAGGCGCTTCCGCTCCTGCACAATGCCCAGATGATCACAGAAAACCTCAGTGCCATTCTGAAAAATATCCGCGAAGGGAAAGGCAATGCGGGCAGGCTTCTGACCGATGATACGCTGGTGAAAGAGGCGGAAAGCAGCCTTGCCTCCCTTCAACAGGCCATGGCGCGGCTTGATCCAATTGTCGAACACGCGGACGGGCTGCTTGCCTCTACCAATGTTGTTCTCAACAACATGCGGTCTGCGACCGGCAATCTTGCAAAAGCATCGAAGGATTTTCCCGCCGTCATGCAGAACGTATCGGGTATCACAAAGGATATTCCCCCGCTGGTATTGCAGGCGCAGGTTACGGCGCATGATCTTCAGAAGCTGATCGAGCAGGTGCGCGGCCTGTGGATTCTGGGCGGCAGCGGTACGCCACCCGCAGATATAAGACGGCTTCCTCCCTCGGCTGTCCAGCCATGATACGGGCCAGCGCCTTACCAGCCCTGTTCATGAGCATGTTGCTGTGTGGCTGCGGAAGACATGGCACGCCGCCTCTGCCGCAGGACCAGAAACTGTCCAACGCTTTCGATACGGGCCTTCAGGCAATGCGCTATCTCGCCACCGATCAGGCGGAACAGAATTTCGAGACGGCTTATCAACAGGCGCTGCTGAGGGATGATGCATCGGCTCTGCACGATGCCGGATATGATCTGGCAACCGCCCAGTTGGCACATGGCAAGCTGCAACAGAGCCTTGACACTCTTAACCGCACCCGCACCGGGCTGCTCCTGCGCAATGATCATGCCGGGAAGCCTCTGCTCGATCTGGTGGAAGCGAGCGCCCTGTATCGCGCCCATCGCGATACCGAGGCATGGCAGGCTGCTTCCAGCGCCTTGCACTCCACCGATCCGGCCCTGCACGAGCGCGCCGCCTTCGTCGCCGGGCTGATTGCGGACCGGCAGAAAGACCTCTCCGCTCTGTCCTCAGCCCGACAGAAAATTGACCCTGCCCTGTCTCTGGTGGCAGCCGCCGATGCCGGGGAACTGGACACACGCCTTGCCATGCAGCGTGGAGCTTGGAAGGAAGCAATCTCAACCGCCTCTGTCCTCGCTGATCAGCGGCGCGCGCTGCTGGATTATCGCGGCATGCGCACTGCGCTTACTCTTGCGGAGGATGCAGCCATCCGCGCAGGGGATGTCACATTGGCCACTGCTTTCCATACCCGTGCCGCCCAAAGTGCTGAAGCTGCTCAGCCTGCACAGAAGCAGATCAAAAACCAGCCGTGACCGGCTGGCTTACGACCTTCGGTTTACAAAACCGACGCACTGTCTGTCCTGAAGATTCTGATCACCCGACCGTTCTGGTGCGGCTGCGCATGGTGACAAACTCCTCGGCCGCAGTGGGATGGATGCCGATGGTGCGGTCGAAATCCTGCTTGGTGGCGCCTGTCGTGATCGCCACGGCCAGACCCTGCATGATCTCCGGCGCGTCTTCGCCGAACATATGCGCACCGACGATTTTCTGGCTGGCCTGATCCACCAGAAGTTTCATGAAGCTGCGGCGCTTGCGACCGCTGATCTGGTGTCGCATCGGTGTAAAGCCGGTCGTGAACACCTCTGTCGGGCCATTTTTCTCTGCTTCTTCCTCCGTCATGCCAACGGTCGCGATGGGGGGCGTCGAGAAAACCGCCGTTGGAACCTGATGGAAATTCCATACCTGACCGGCATGCCCGGAGGAAAACAGCCTGTTCGCCAGCATATGCCCTTCCGCCAGCGCCACGGGAGTCAGGTTCATCCGG is from Granulibacter bethesdensis and encodes:
- a CDS encoding nicotinate phosphoribosyltransferase; amino-acid sequence: MGGTHEARDSDEDIASRTDAYFNRTRAIVSRFGDVPVTYAVFLRRPVLSATRLATEWLHDVMQRRGEQVMIEALHKEGEWVGAGEPLLYISGSFRALVDLETILLQKLGPACVAALNASQMCLALPESAFLAMEARHCAGAEMEDIMAYAASVGSAAARREGAKGFIGNANDATAHWFGASSGFGTMPHALIGYAGSTLRACEMFAETFPEEKMTILADYFGRELTDTLIVCGRFPERAASGNLAVRLDTHGGRFMEGLSPSASYAVLEKHAPEAIRRYRSEDELRYLVGTGVSAASIWHMRDTLDEAGFPKVGIVASSGFSAEKCRVMADVHAPIDVVGTGSFIPERWSETYATADIIAYDGQNRVKVGREFLFRKDR
- a CDS encoding ABC transporter permease, with translation MQTATIPAQSFARVRLFLRVIGRGTRNMLRFLLIMVAASAGVVLEVGRPSCWRRTTRAAFGQTLHQAAGGGVISTLFTATLVGIAMISQAIYWLGFAGMVESTGTILATILLRELSPILVGIILLGRSGMPMISELGMLSANGHIRTLEAQGIDPFILIIVPRTIAFTVSAFTLGMVFAVTALCVGFAVATEEGLITQSLWGFLTSVTGSMSELDYIIIPLKLMVVGFLVGLSSCLTGLSAQTDNDLQALLSRGFARGILTVMIVNILFTVTV
- a CDS encoding cache domain-containing protein is translated as MQPAEQPDEVIDPTGQRQERTRRKLRRVLLPTIGITLVLGSMFAIGYHSYILVRTNTIKLSNELLNATQNYIAQEVTTYLSPAQLGSRLVQDLLQHGALDNNGKLFNFYAGGMLRQVPQIQAFYLANSDGDFALVQRDGNGGTEIVVVSAGPDRVRLRSVIRNNANGELVSSAPPSPDPYDPRTSNYYQQPVRTKQPYWSPPYIFKPTGRPVITTSTAYHNADTRDHVIAVNISLDQLSSFLDSLKIGEHGYAVIAQKNGQIVASRDVLGQAALDPVKAHIAADPKTGQDTPLSRAFNIFHVSGYGPGSFTLKRGQDSEDYVFIAARLPAGAPDWVLLIVLPTKDFAAFGSQDSRSMLLYSGMTVALAMVLAGLLIRQGRRVEHVMDVLTDQNQRAEDERRSLQQLMSHPDIFDGNEEAPILTEHLASVSQAQRASIWHIGRNGRTLHCEDIYDRRRDSHMGGFSLGMTEAGPLLEAIEGGEAFTIQDAAADPRTERLYRLHMRNSQTRSLSVQPIPDQDGFVGAIMLEDAGRLAESRHIVSILSGIVGIRLRSQTEAAMIPDLSRPQTIATQSAPPQPVATESCLLSPHDQPGPDSLQNGVFPSIVAMVITFDVQPVAISNQADQAAIIRLVGDMASDFQEIARTHDIFSLKLAGHRLFAVSGCGSTPDPQAAFQMGDAALAIRDACITRLAGEEIDPNFHIGIDVGPAMGAWLGKDPAVFNIWGHALQGAEAMTQGNALPGSIQVTEAAYKLLRSHFLFRNRGAFYTPQTGISRAYSMAGRQ
- a CDS encoding class II 3-deoxy-7-phosphoheptulonate synthase; its protein translation is MTAGPSAPATAKAWTPQSWRERPILQVPVYTDPAALGEVEQRLHRYPPLVFAGEARRLKAQLAEVAQGRAFVLQGGDCAESFGDFTANIIRDTFRVLLQMAVVLTFGAGLPVVKVGRMAGQFAKPRSSDTETVNGETLPSYRGDIINGPAFTAEDRVPDPARMETAYFQSAGRMNLLRAFASGGYADLHEVHRWNLGFVERSPLASQYRDMATRIDETLRFMAACGLKDTAQVRETEFYTGHEALLLPYEEAFTRVDSTTGEYYGCSAHFIWIGERTRQPDGAHVEFMRGIHNPIGIKLGPNADPDEVVRLCELLNPRAEPGRITLISRMGADKVRDRLPPLLRAVKRSGVPVVWVCDPMHGNTISTNSKIKTRNFDSILGEVRGFFDAHAQEGTWAGGIHVEMTGRDVTECIGGAHRLTETDLGRAYETFCDPRLNAEQSLELAFLLASELKQRLHHVSKSIP
- a CDS encoding MlaD family protein, which encodes MMQHSDPSTPPGTTVRPLYGRRYTDEWVGFLVLACIAVFAGAVIEAGFLRDWLKPPGELRILLPQTGVGGLSPGADVEVMGIHAGMIRRMKLNADGEMYALAEIDPQAEPFIRQDSKATIKLRYAVAGAAFVSLTRGTGQPLDWNYAVLSATTDQNPMEMLSSTITDIRKQALPLLHNAQMITENLSAILKNIREGKGNAGRLLTDDTLVKEAESSLASLQQAMARLDPIVEHADGLLASTNVVLNNMRSATGNLAKASKDFPAVMQNVSGITKDIPPLVLQAQVTAHDLQKLIEQVRGLWILGGSGTPPADIRRLPPSAVQP
- a CDS encoding phosphate-starvation-inducible PsiE family protein is translated as MSGQPVSSRLPSTRFSSSRWATRLFDLFEDGVMLILTIVIVLLAALSLWRLVASLVVMLAEHGLNPSDPQVLQRIFGMIFTVLIALEFKHSLLRIGDGRDRPAIRIRSVILIGMLTTVRKFIIMDIKDTGMVEMLSLSAAILCLGIVYWLVRDPTPRLPGEPS
- a CDS encoding ATP-binding cassette domain-containing protein — translated: MSRGLTVLELRQAQPDFALTGLPQRLMDMRLQQGECTLLTTHAQITATAFSNLCCGIQHPSSGAVLFQGLDWTQINTLEQYALRGRIGRTYQRGAWNTLSGTDHNILLPRLHHTRQKLSDLVDEAVKLCLEFGLPGLPTVPPAHLSETDLARASYVRAFMGQPALLLLDPPPAPEIMPTLLSALTRALDRGAAAICFNTGRNNWRPFADAFSHRFLLNDNGLIPLRVS